In Palaemon carinicauda isolate YSFRI2023 chromosome 21, ASM3689809v2, whole genome shotgun sequence, the following proteins share a genomic window:
- the LOC137615360 gene encoding uncharacterized protein isoform X1, with amino-acid sequence MYFHMFPIQEKKLNAIVLVLLSVLQIGAGLQCYFSEGDGSFKEIECSGSCIKIDVTEGPDESTSYGCDPIKYKINCTSVTIADHPATVCFCDTDLCNGSGGLYYYSLSLILATVILKFLI; translated from the exons GTTCCCGATCCAAGAGAAAAAACTGAATGCCATAGTTCTGGTGTTGCTTTCTGTACTGCAGATAG GAGCTGGCCTCCAGTGCTATTTTTCAGAGGGCGATGGATCTTTCAAGGAAATTGAATGTTCGGGGTCGTGTATCAAGATCGATGTAACGGAAG GTCCAGACGAAAGCACCAGCTATGGCTGCGACCCTATCAAATACAAGATCAACTGCACATCCGTTACCATTGCTGATCATCCGGCTACAGTTTGTTTTTGCGACACTGACCTGTGTAACGGCTCCGGCGGGTTGTACTACTACTCGCTCTCCTTGATCTTGGCAACCGTCATTCTGAAGTTCCTTATCTGA
- the LOC137615360 gene encoding uncharacterized protein isoform X2 — MFPIQEKKLNAIVLVLLSVLQIGAGLQCYFSEGDGSFKEIECSGSCIKIDVTEGPDESTSYGCDPIKYKINCTSVTIADHPATVCFCDTDLCNGSGGLYYYSLSLILATVILKFLI, encoded by the exons GTTCCCGATCCAAGAGAAAAAACTGAATGCCATAGTTCTGGTGTTGCTTTCTGTACTGCAGATAG GAGCTGGCCTCCAGTGCTATTTTTCAGAGGGCGATGGATCTTTCAAGGAAATTGAATGTTCGGGGTCGTGTATCAAGATCGATGTAACGGAAG GTCCAGACGAAAGCACCAGCTATGGCTGCGACCCTATCAAATACAAGATCAACTGCACATCCGTTACCATTGCTGATCATCCGGCTACAGTTTGTTTTTGCGACACTGACCTGTGTAACGGCTCCGGCGGGTTGTACTACTACTCGCTCTCCTTGATCTTGGCAACCGTCATTCTGAAGTTCCTTATCTGA